A genomic window from Caldicellulosiruptor kronotskyensis 2002 includes:
- a CDS encoding beta-ketoacyl-ACP synthase III, with the protein MKHNVKILSTGRFVPERILSNHDLEKMVDTSDEWITQRTGIKERRIVDGKLSTTDLAVQAARNAMQKAGILPDEIDLVVVATVTPEMFFPSTACLVQKELKLKNAFAFDISAACSGFIYGMAIATQFIQNGFCKTALVIGAEALSKVTNWSDRSTCVLFGDGAGASILTASSEEGILGFELGSDGENGLLLYCHAFGLSDLSYSQFKDMPNFRKIYMDGNEVYKFAVKIMPYAVEKVLEKVGLSSSDIDVFIPHQANIRIIESAAKRLKIPMEKVFVNLHKYGNTSAASIPIALDEAIEEGKIKKGDKIVLVGFGGGLTWASCAVKWI; encoded by the coding sequence ATGAAACACAATGTCAAGATTCTTTCAACAGGAAGATTTGTACCCGAGAGAATTCTTTCCAACCATGATTTAGAAAAGATGGTTGATACATCTGATGAATGGATAACCCAGCGAACAGGTATAAAAGAAAGAAGAATAGTTGATGGAAAACTTTCTACAACCGACTTAGCAGTCCAAGCAGCAAGAAATGCTATGCAAAAGGCAGGAATTTTACCGGATGAGATTGACCTTGTGGTTGTTGCAACAGTAACACCTGAGATGTTTTTTCCTTCAACAGCATGCCTTGTTCAAAAAGAGTTAAAACTTAAAAATGCATTTGCTTTTGACATATCCGCAGCATGTTCAGGTTTTATATATGGTATGGCAATTGCTACTCAATTTATTCAAAACGGGTTTTGCAAAACTGCTCTTGTTATAGGTGCCGAAGCACTTTCTAAGGTAACTAACTGGTCTGACAGGTCCACATGTGTGCTTTTTGGTGATGGGGCAGGTGCTTCCATTTTAACAGCTTCGAGCGAAGAAGGAATTTTAGGGTTTGAGCTTGGAAGTGATGGGGAAAACGGGCTTTTGCTTTACTGTCATGCGTTTGGGCTCAGTGATTTGAGCTATTCTCAATTTAAAGATATGCCAAACTTTAGAAAAATCTATATGGATGGAAATGAGGTTTACAAATTTGCTGTTAAAATAATGCCGTACGCAGTTGAAAAGGTTTTGGAAAAGGTTGGGCTTTCTTCTTCGGATATTGATGTTTTCATACCCCATCAAGCAAATATAAGGATAATTGAAAGTGCTGCAAAGAGGCTCAAAATTCCAATGGAAAAGGTGTTTGTTAACCTGCACAAATATGGTAATACATCTGCTGCATCAATCCCAATTGCACTTGATGAGGCAATAGAAGAAGGAAAGATAAAAAAAGGTGACAAGATTGTACTTGTTGGATTCGGAGGAGGCCTTACGTGGGCATCTTGTGCTGTTAAATGGATTTAG
- the fapR gene encoding transcription factor FapR yields the protein MMAKLSRKERHRLLLQRIKENPFITDEELASEFGCSVQTIRLDRAILDIKEVRERIKEMAKESISKLKTISPRDVVGEIIDIELENFAIAMFEPQLWMTFSNSNMVKGQYIYAFAESVAMSVIDAKAALIGVANIKYKTPVFANDRLVARAELKKKRNNKYIVWVFIKRNNEEVFRGKFILVALSEETNSAH from the coding sequence ATTATGGCAAAGCTATCAAGAAAAGAAAGACACAGACTTTTGCTTCAAAGAATAAAAGAAAATCCTTTTATAACTGATGAGGAGTTAGCAAGTGAATTTGGATGTTCTGTCCAGACAATAAGGCTTGACAGAGCGATTTTGGATATCAAAGAAGTTCGAGAAAGAATAAAAGAAATGGCAAAAGAGAGCATATCTAAACTTAAAACTATTTCACCGCGAGACGTAGTGGGAGAGATTATTGACATAGAGCTTGAGAATTTTGCCATTGCAATGTTTGAACCACAGCTTTGGATGACCTTTAGCAATAGTAATATGGTCAAGGGTCAGTACATCTATGCTTTTGCTGAATCTGTTGCTATGTCAGTTATTGATGCTAAAGCAGCTTTGATTGGGGTGGCGAATATAAAATATAAAACACCAGTTTTTGCAAATGATAGGCTTGTTGCAAGAGCTGAGCTGAAAAAGAAAAGGAACAATAAATATATAGTATGGGTATTTATCAAGAGGAATAATGAAGAGGTTTTCAGAGGCAAATTTATACTTGTCGCTTTGAGTGAAGAGACTAATTCAGCGCATTAG
- the plsX gene encoding phosphate acyltransferase PlsX has protein sequence MRIGIDAMGGDNAPHAVIEGVALYLKENRDDEIVIFGDKNIIEEECVQRVQPLDKLEIIDCKEKIEFEDEPVKAIRQKKDSSIVVGLQYLKEGKIDAFVSAGSTGALMAGGLLIVGRIKGIDRPALTTKLPYKDGQYLLIDVGSNTDCRPINILQFAQMATVYVSKVLGKKNPTVGLLNIGTEENKGNDLSKQSYELLKSAKNINFVGNVEARSLPFSPPDIVVCDGFVGNIVLKLTEGMGLLFFDILKDIAKSSFRAKIGGLLLKPYLKRLKGKYDYKEVGGAPLLGIDGIIVKCHGSSDGQAIFSGIHQAKAFYENNVLALLKEEITAESEV, from the coding sequence ATGAGGATTGGTATTGATGCAATGGGCGGTGACAACGCACCACATGCAGTTATAGAGGGCGTTGCACTCTATTTAAAGGAGAATAGAGATGACGAAATAGTAATTTTTGGCGATAAAAACATTATTGAAGAAGAGTGTGTTCAAAGAGTACAACCTCTCGATAAATTAGAAATAATAGATTGTAAAGAAAAGATAGAATTTGAAGATGAACCAGTAAAAGCAATAAGGCAAAAGAAAGACTCATCTATCGTAGTGGGTTTGCAGTACTTGAAAGAAGGTAAGATTGATGCTTTTGTATCAGCAGGAAGCACTGGTGCTTTGATGGCAGGCGGGCTTTTGATTGTTGGAAGAATCAAAGGGATAGATAGGCCTGCTTTGACAACTAAGCTTCCCTACAAAGATGGGCAGTACCTTTTAATTGATGTTGGGTCTAACACAGATTGCAGACCAATAAATATTTTGCAGTTTGCTCAGATGGCAACAGTGTATGTAAGTAAGGTGCTTGGTAAAAAAAACCCGACAGTCGGGCTTTTGAATATAGGCACAGAAGAAAATAAAGGCAATGACCTTTCAAAACAGTCGTATGAACTTTTAAAAAGTGCAAAAAACATAAACTTTGTGGGGAATGTTGAGGCAAGAAGTTTGCCATTTTCACCCCCTGATATAGTTGTGTGTGATGGATTTGTTGGCAATATAGTTTTAAAACTTACAGAGGGAATGGGACTTTTGTTTTTTGATATCCTAAAAGATATTGCAAAATCAAGTTTTAGAGCCAAAATTGGTGGACTTTTGTTAAAACCGTACCTCAAAAGATTAAAAGGTAAATACGATTACAAGGAAGTAGGAGGAGCTCCTCTTTTGGGAATAGATGGAATAATAGTAAAATGTCATGGTTCATCAGATGGGCAGGCAATTTTCAGCGGAATACATCAAGCAAAGGCTTTTTATGAAAATAATGTATTAGCATTACTTAAAGAAGAAATCACAGCCGAAAGCGAGGTCTAA